One Aegilops tauschii subsp. strangulata cultivar AL8/78 chromosome 2, Aet v6.0, whole genome shotgun sequence genomic window, gtaggtcggtggagccacgaggggcccacgagggtgggggcgcgcctacccccctgggcacgccctcctacctcgtggccgcctcgttgcttccttaacgtccactccaagtctcctggattgcgtttgttccaaaaacgatcctcgcgaaggtttcattccgtgtgtattccgtttgatattccttttctgcaaaacactgaaataggcaaaaaaacagcaatttgcactgggccttcggttaataggttagtctaaaaaataatataaaagtgcataataaagcccattaaacatccaaaacagataatataatagcatggaacaataaaaaattatagatatgttggagacgtatcaggtactACCGGTCTCCACTGCCGCTCTACTTCCGCTTGTGGGACGGAGATTTCTAGAAGGAACAAAATAAGCGGTACTCCGTGCGGCGGTAGTTCCACCGGAGCGGTACTTCTGCTCATCTGAACAGTGCCCAGTAAACCTGCGGTAGTAGAGTGGTAGTTAGAGCCGCagtaccgctggagcggtactaccgcgctgaACTGCCGCTCTACTAGCTACCGCCCATTTACAGAACGCACAGAACAAGCGGAAGTGAGGGTAGCATTGTTCTGCGGCAGTACCGCTGGAGCGCTACTACCGCTTATGTTGTTATGAAAAGCTCAAGCACAAGGAAGGACAAGCTCAATTGACGGGATAGATCGAGGGTGCAAAGAGATAGTGTACGTGTTGGTTACACCCAAACCTTTtcgaagcggaccccctcttaatagtacggtgttccTACGACTCGAATCCACCGAAAAAGAAATGAAGGAAAAGCACCATTTTCACAATAGCTCCGAGGGGCACGAATCGTCTTGTGTCATAGattatctgaaatgctcaatgcacacgattaatCCGtgaaagcattgtcatcaatcaccaaaaccactaagggagaaatatgccctaacACTTGGAATGCCTACAAATGAATAGCATGCAAGCATATGGGCAAATGCAAAAATGGACATGCAAGCATAACGTGAATGGATACGAAGAGGGGCGCATGTATACCATATCTTTCATGCCGATGCCGCTCACGGGGCGTGCCTTGATGCTCTCAAGGGTGGCACaaaacttgttgcactcttgCTATATCACCCATCATCGCTTCGAGATGGACACCCACCCACGCTTGCTTTGCATTTGGTACGGCGCAAACTTCTTGTGTTTATGGAACTCACGATGAACACGAAGCCAAAAGGTTGATGCCTTTTGTTCAGCGCCGACCTTGAGGTCTTGCCCATGTCCCTCCAACACTCACAAAGGAGCTTGTCCTGAGACGGTGTGTATGTCTTCGTTCGCTTGCTTTTGCGCTTCATCTTCGCGACGGCTTGGTTGGCGAGCTCGTCCTCGAACAAAAGCTCCCCGTCGATGTCCATATCATCCTCTTCCTCGAGGTCGTAGTCCTTTGGAAACTCATGGTCGAGCGGGAAGCTGCCCAGGACGATTTGATCTTCCATGAAGGCGTCGTCCATGCCAGCTTGATCCTAGGTCGCTGGTGTGAATGGCACTCGGCCATCTTGGCTCTGGGTCTCATCGGGATTGTAGGCAGCCGTGCCGGCATCGCCAGCGGAGGCAGTGGCCACCGCACCACCTTCGAAGATGATGTTCTCGATGATGAAACGGTTGGCCGTTTCGTCGTCGTCGGTCGCCTGCATTTTGTCGAACAGGTTGCGGGCGCCGGGGAGCATGCCGGCTGGCATCTCCCGCGGGCGTTTCCTCGCTCCTCCGGAGGATGATGCACCGCCCACCGGCGTGGCGTTGAGGTCGATAGTCATGGGCGCGGGCGTGGACGGCGCCAACACGCTCAGCTCCGGCGAGCATTCCCCGGAGAAGCGGGAGGCATGCGGATAGACGTGGAGGCAGGGAATCGGCTACGTGGCAGACGCGCGCAGTGACTCTAGCAGCACCATTCGAGGGAACGCCGACGAGCCCGTGGTggccgcggccacggcggcgcTGACGAGCCCGTGCCGGCCAGGGTTAAACCCTAGGTAGATCAGGGCCTCCCTCGCTGCTGCGGCGACTCGGGCGTTGGTTTCCTCCTGCtgtgcggcggcggagagggcggCGACGGCCACTGCTTCGTCCATTGCGTCCGCCGCGTGCCTCCGGCCCTTTCTCTTAGCCGACTGCACGGCCCGCTCTTCGAGCgtcagctgcttcttcttcttgggtgGCGCGGCGGTCTTGcggggcgcgggggggggggggggggggggcttgcctttGGCGGAGCCGACGAAGGTGAAGCCGGACAAGGCGAGGGAGGCGGGACCAGCGGTGGCACCGAGGGTCGGCGCGTCCTCCATGGCCGGGAGCGCGAGCAGGCGGGAGGGTTTTGGGAAAGTGGAGGGAAGTGATGGTCGCTGTGCCACCGACTGGTGGGCCAGGTGGAGAAGTAGGCGCGCGTCTGTTTCTTGTCCGCGCCGATGCAAATGAGACTCAAATTTGAGCCTGAAATGTGTCAGCAGGCAGACAAAAAGCGGACCCACGTTCGTTTAGATCAGCGCGTTGGGCCGACTTTTCTGTTCACGACGACCAAAACAGACGCGCGCGGATCAAATGGATCGGCACTTTGGAGTTGTCCTAGGCGAGTAGCATGCCTCGAAGGATCCTCGGGGTGGACAAAGGAGCACACGCCGTTGCGGCTGCCGCGGCACCCACCCGCAGCGACAGGGTCGTACGCAATCCAGCACCAACCAGCCGCACTCCCACTGACAGAACGGGCCAGAACCCAACCCAGACCCACCCCCTGGCGGCAAGTGGCGCCACACAGAAAAATTCCCTCCGTCGGCGTCGTTTACCAGTCGCCTCCCCTCGCCCGGGTCGTCGGTCTCGTCTCGGCGGCCTCTCGCTCCCTCCGGTCCTCGCACACGGTTTCCATCCCGCCCCACCAAAGATCCGATCAAACCAAAGGCGCCATCCTTGTCCCGGTCGGCGCCTTCCTCGCCATTTCCGCGTACACGTCTCAGCCTGGATCTTGTGGCTTCCGCGGCGGCGGAGCATTCGGCGCGCGGCGGCTCAGCTACAGCCTATAGCTATATCCTCCGGTGAGTCCCTGCTTCCTCCAACCTCTCCGAGGCCGATTGCGATGGTGCTTCTTCTGCGCGTGGTTAGGTTGCTTCCCTGATTGATTGCTAGCTTGCCTCCGTCGCACCGCCGGTCGCAATGGTTGCTACCCTAGTGCCGTGTTCTTGCCTTCTTGGGGTTACTTCTTTTTTCTGGGATTCTTTGTAGGAGTAGGGCTGCGATGCTTCACTTTTTGCAGCCGCTAGCTCGCTTGTTTAATCTGGAAGCTAGGAGCGGGCTTCTCGCGGTGTTGTTTCTGAAACTGACAGGGCTGCGGATAAGGCTCCATCAAGCTCCAATTTTGCTGTGATTGTGCTAGGGGACGCCAGGTTTGGTAATTGTACGGGGCGCCGTCTCAAGCCTTTTTGTTTGCTTCCCCTTACTGCTTTCAGTTGACACATGGGTGAATTTGTCTCTCGTGGCTAGTTCGATCTGTCTATAAGTGCAATTTTGTCTAGAGTGGTGGTCTTGTTTTGTCATCTATGTTTGTTAGTTGCGTGCATTGTCAAGTAAGGTGCTTACTATAAATATGCAGAGGCCCAGTGTTGTACTGCATGTAGAAAGACATATGGCTTGTGGCAAATGACAAGAATGGAAAGGGAGGCAGTTTCGTTATTGGTTAGGAGGATAATTCATTTACTCACCAGTTATGATCATGTCATCCCTCGAGTTGTAGCTATTCCTTTATTCATTCATTCAGCACAAATGATTAAATTAAATGTTTTACACATTTGCTGTTTGCATTGTAGTACTGTACCACTACAAGGGAAAAGAGGACAAGTATTGCTCTGAAGTGAGATACGCTTGGGGGCAGATTTTGGAGAACTCTTGGTCTAAAGTGTGAGAGATTTGGAGGTATATTTTGGACAACTTGTGGCCTAAAGTGAGATAGGTCTGGAGGCAAACTATTGTGCCCGTCAGCGTGCTAATGTGGGACATCGGATACAAATGAGGCACATCACACTTCTTTACTGGAGGACCGCAGACAGATAACATTATGGTAGCCGCTACAGCTACAGAAATGTTTCTTGTGTGCTTTGAATCCTTGTGCCCCTGTTTTCGCTCGAAAAGGAAGGATGGAAGTGAAGATCCTGTTCTTGCAAAAGACGGAAATTCCTGTAAGTAAAAATGACGAATTTTCATATACGGGTGATGAAACCTGTTAACACACTGAATCAATGCCTAACTTATTTTTTGTGATGAAATTTTAATGCAAATTTTGTGGTTATCAACACTTTGCCACCGTTTGACATATTGTTCCCTTCTTTTTTCAGTGAGTTCTTCTGAAATGAGGTCAATTTCTGACAGAATTCCCTCGAGCCCTCTTCGGGTACCTGCAAGTCCATCTAGATTTTCATTATCTTCACCGCCAAGTAGAAATGATCCATTGAACCTCAGTCTTGAAACGGTTATTAAACTGACACGTAACTTTTCGCCGGCCTTGATGATTGGCGAAAGTTATTTTGGAAAGGCCTACAGAATGGACTTGCAAAATGGCCTTATTGTGGCTATTAAAAGGGCAAGAAAGGTAGTTACTTTTTTCTGGCAACTACACTAGAGATTTGCATAAGTACAATGACTGAACTATTATTGTATATTCTGGTTGCTTTAATTCCACTCTATTAGGTTTAGCTAAAAGCCTAATTAGACACGACATTTCATGAAGTTTAGAAGTTCTATTATACTCCAGCCTAGCTTTCCTTGTCTAGCTTAGCTTTGTTTTCTGTCGAATTTTCTAGGTTTGTTCAGATTTGTATAGTTAGTTTTTTCTCCCTTTTGGGGGAGGCTGCTAGCCTTTTTTTGGTCGTTTGGGTCAAAGCCACTGTGGATGGTTTGTAATATACAATGGCATGCCTTCTGATGCTTGTTTCAGAGAGAAGAAGTCCTATTTGGGCTGAAACATTTTTAGATTGTCTACTGAGCTTATCATCCACTGCTCTCTCTTGGGTGGaatcaagaaagaacaagaaaTTGGCTAATGCATGTTTAGGTAGACCCAGTTGTTGATCGATCCATATGTGTGTAGACCAACATAAGAATAACAGGGTTATGCATCAATAAAACATGCTGCATTGCATTCTTCGTTCCAGTAGTTGTGCATTGCTCTTATATCTTTTGTGTGTTGTGTAAGCCTGTTCACTAGTCGGATTTTTTTCCTCTCCGCAATCCGGATAGCTGTTGATAAAAATTGGGTACCTTCACTTCTTTTTACACCTGTCTGACTTGTGATTCTGATACGGTCTATTTTCCCAGGAACATTTTGCTTCTTTACACGCAGAATTCAAAAATGAAATTGCACTACTAAAAAAAATCGAACACAGGAATCTGGTCCAGTTACTTGGATATATTGACAAAGGGAATGAAAGAATTGTCATAACCGAGTTCGTGGCAAATGGCACTCTTAGGGAACATTTGGATGGTATGCTGCAAACCAGATTGCTGCTTTATTTGATTCCTTCTCAGAATGAACAGTAACATTTTTAAATTGTCTTTCAGGACAACATGGACTAATATTGGGCTTCGGTCAGCGGCTTGAAATAGCCATAGATGTTGCCCATGGATTAACTTATCTGCATCTATATGCAGGTACACCTTTGCCTACATGTTTTCATTTGCTGAGTATAGAACACTCAAGTGAAACACTACTTGAATGGTTCTACTTTTTATTCTGATTCAGTCACATGTTCAGGAATTTACCTCAGCAGTAACCAAACACATGAACATAGTATTCTTGCTGCACTGAAAGTTAATAATTTGTGGGTACTTGTCAGTTACCATGATGGCACATGTTTTTGGAAATTATTTTGGCTGTCCGTTGCCTTGAGAAAATGTCATGTACATGTGCTCCAGCTTCTTATTAAGCAGGCCTAACGTGTTTTAAGAGTGTGTGCAAAATAAGCATTTGCCGTGCAAGTTTAACAGTCACAAGAATTTGAGGCTATGAATTTGCATGTGCGACCTAAATTATGAATTTAGCGAATCACAAGGATCAGCCATGTGACTAGATTTCTTTTGTGTGTCCTCCATTTAAATGCAAGATTTAGCTAACAGCATGAATATGCAATTATCTATTCAATAGAAGTAAACTTGTATAACATACTTTTGCTCTTTAGTATTTTGATGCATCAACAGGTAAACAGACGCATTCTAATTTGATCGTTCCTGCTGGCGATTTGCATATATCTTTTCTTAAATTATAATGCAATCTTATGCTTTTAGAGAAGCCCATTATACACCGGGATGTGAAGTCATCAAACATTCTACTAACTGAAGGCTTCAGGGCAAAAGTAGCCGACTTCGGATTTGCAAGAATTGGTTCGACAGATCCAGGCCAGTCAGAGATTCAAACTGATGTGAAAGGAACAGCTGGCTATGTGGATCCAGAGTATCTGCGGACAAACTATCTGACAGTCAAGAGTGATGTGTTCTCTTACGGCATCTTGCTCCTGGAAATCCTATCAGGTCGTCGTCCTATTGAGGTGAACAGAGGAGGAAGAGAAAAGATTACCGTGCGATGGGTATGTCTTTGCTTTCCTCTCTTATGTTTATATCATTTCAGTCGTTGATATCCTGTTTAATTTTTTAATCAGCTAAGCTTTACTAGTTAGCTCTGTTATGAATCAAGTATGTTGCCCATGAAAGGTAGATCAAACCACTTTGGAAACAATTTGTAAACACAAGCACAACTAGAAATAGAAAAAAAAAAAACTCGACCAACAGGCACTAGCACTGGTGCCATTTTAGTTTAGGAGAACCATGAGCACCCATGGAAGCTAGGTTTCGCATGGGATGGGATGGGCAAGCACCGGTGCCTCTAATCTAACCGTGTGACGCTCAGTTTCTTACAAGCAGAAAACAGAAATGTAGTACTCAATGCCCGCATAGTTTCAAGAATGAGCTTCAGAACATAAAAAACTGTGAACTAGTTATTCAATCATTTATTTGGTTCAATTCATTGCATCCTCGTACTCTTATCTGTGTTTTTCTGTGTTCATTCGTTTGGGTAGGTGATGTGTGTGCCTTCCTTTGATGATTAATAATGTGATATTTTGTTACAAGTTAAACCATACACTATGCAGCCCCCTCCATGTGTACACAGGAAAAAAAACTATTGTCACAGTACCTCGGATATCAGATACTTATCTTTTAACTTATTTTAACCGAAAAAACACACACCAGTAATCGTTAAGCTGCTTATCCCATCTATTGCCACTTAGATTCTACAAGTCATGAGTCATCTAAGGTTTGGTATAATGCCTTTGACGCAGGCCTTTGAGAGATATAACAAAGGCAATGTCCAGGAGATACTGGATCCAATGTTGACCGAAACAGTAAACGAGGATATACTGAATAAGATTTTCGATGTGATGTTCCAATGCGTCGCTCCTACCCGCGCTGACAGGCCACATATGAAAGAGGTTGTGGAGAAGCTCTGGAAGATACGGAGGGACTACGCTAAAACCCAAAACAGAGCAGAAGGGTCTCTTTAAACCATCTTGCACTGGGTTATTGACTGCTGTTTTTTTCGCTTGAGAGAACATGGGTGAACTCGGTTCTTGTTAAGGCTGAACATTGCCGTGCTTTTTTGTCGAACACGAACAGCTGAAATCTGTACAGGGTTGTAACACTATTGTTGCACATTGTGTATATAGCTGTGTTCATGTTTAAGAGATCGATTTGATGCATGTTGGCCTGGAACAGATGAATTCCGTGTAGAGGCACTGTTCAGTGATATGTGCCCTGGAGAAAGTGCAGTGGTGCAGATTGCAGTGCAGCTTCTGTGTGTGTAGTTTTAGAAACTGTACAAGCATTGTCGACTTGTATAAGATTCAGGAAGAGACTGAAAcagttttttctttctttcttttctgtAGTATATACTCTGCCTGGACTTCACAGGATACGAACACGCGCCATTCCGTAGAAAGTGATAAAACTGCAATATCAAATACTCATTTCTTTAGTCATTGCAGCCTTGTACAGTTCAAATTTTTGCAGCTTCTTCCGTTTGTTTGGGTTCAATTTTGTTTTCGCTAGCCTGGGTTTGTTTTTTTGCTTTGTGCTCTCCGCCTCATCTTGGCGTCGCCTTCTAATACAAAACAACTCACATTTGGGTGCAtgttgaagaaaaaaaagatctCTTCAAATCCAAGCACGTATGTTTGACTTAAACTCATAAGAACACTCTAGTATACACAAAAACTGACCCCAAAAAAATTAAGATCACACATCATTGTAGTTCTAATTTCTCCAAGGGGGCACCGATAAGCCGGAGCGGCTGTGACTGAACACTGGAGTTGGTCACTTGTCAATTTCATCAACTACCACATGAACCTTTGTGTTCCCGGCTCATGGCCCCAATGGAATGGTCTGAACAGAAACATCGCCAGAGTGAACAAATCCACAGCAGCGTATGCAGACCCCAAAGCAAGCAATTTGCCATTACCGATTACCGGTGAATTAAGGACCAGTATGACCAATGGGATTGTGTAGTATCTAAATTCGACCAACGGAGCAGGGACGAGAACTAGAGCAACTGAGAAAACAAAGGACACCACCCAAACTCTTGGCTGCGATTTCCCTGTAAGATCAGGAAAAACTACAGAAGTTTCAGTTCATTATACTTCTCAAAATAGACATCCTTTTCTTAAGAGCGAAGAAGTTTACctaagatgttgataactgaaaACCATGAGTACACATAAAGTGGAATCAAAATGTATTTCATCATCCAGCGAGCTTGTATGACCTTCCTCCAGATATAGAACGTGTAATGTCTATTGTCAGCCAGAAGATAAGGGTGAGCAATACTGCACCAAAAGATGAGGCTATTAGGATTTCATAAACAtaaaaaaaaaacaaagaaaagcaTTGGTTATGCAGAAGTGAAAAGTAGAATCGTCAACAATCTTCTGACATGTTTGACTGCAAACTGGAACTCTGCTCGTAGGTTGCAATTGCTAAGTTGAATATGTATATAGTTACTTGCCACTTAACTTCAGCCTCTAAAGGTTCTGCTTTTCGAAAAAATTATACTTAAAGCGAACAAGGCACATACGAGGT contains:
- the LOC109781117 gene encoding calmodulin-binding receptor-like cytoplasmic kinase 3, translated to MVAATATEMFLVCFESLCPCFRSKRKDGSEDPVLAKDGNSLSSSEMRSISDRIPSSPLRVPASPSRFSLSSPPSRNDPLNLSLETVIKLTRNFSPALMIGESYFGKAYRMDLQNGLIVAIKRARKEHFASLHAEFKNEIALLKKIEHRNLVQLLGYIDKGNERIVITEFVANGTLREHLDGQHGLILGFGQRLEIAIDVAHGLTYLHLYAEKPIIHRDVKSSNILLTEGFRAKVADFGFARIGSTDPGQSEIQTDVKGTAGYVDPEYLRTNYLTVKSDVFSYGILLLEILSGRRPIEVNRGGREKITVRWAFERYNKGNVQEILDPMLTETVNEDILNKIFDVMFQCVAPTRADRPHMKEVVEKLWKIRRDYAKTQNRAEGSL